AGGAAATCCTTTAGTAACCCTCTTTGATTCTTATGAATCGCCAACTTTATCTGAAGTTATAGATACACAAGTTGAGTTCATTCATTTTGAAACTCCAGCAAAATATATCCCAACCGGTGCATATGGGGGTGGAGAAGGACCAATAATGGCTGCTCCAGCTGCATTGGCTAATGCAATCTCAAGGCTTATAGGAAAAAGAATAAGTGAAGTGCCTATTAGGGTGATTGAATGAGCTTTGTGTTAGGTATTCCTAAAAAGTTTAAGTACATTAAGGTTAACTCTCTTGATGAAGCCTTAGAGTTACTTAGAGATGGATCAAAAGTATTAGCTGGTGGTCAAAGCTTATTACCGCTATTAAAATTAAGAATACTTAACGTTGATACTCTTATAGATATAAAGAATTTAGATTTAAGGGGCGTAAAGGAAAATGAAAAAGAAATTGAGATTTACTCATTAACCACTCATAATGAAGTTGCTTCGAAAGTTAAATTACTCTCTAAAGTTGCATTCACAATTGCTGATTTTCAAGTTAGGAATAAAGGAACTATAGGAGGCTCATTAGCACACGCTGATCCTTCAAGTAATTACTATCCGGCGTTACTAACACTAGATGCTAAAGTTAAGGTAAAGTCTAAAAAAGGCGAAAGAGAGATAAAAATTTCAGATTTATACTTATCACCTTACACTACTTCAATGAGAGAAGATGAAATAATAACTAGTATTATTATCCCTAAGAAGAAAGAGTTAAACTTCACTTACGAAGTTTATAAGAGAGGTGGCTCTGCATATCCTACAGCTATAGTTGCAGTTGCTATTGAGGGAAATAAATATAAGGTTAGCTTTGGTGGAATAACCGAGAAACCTACTTTATTTGAAGGTGAAGTTGAAGGTGAAAGTACTATCAAAAATGTTATTGAAAGGTTAAGAAAGGAAAAAATTATTTCAGATATTCACGCTGATAGTAGTACTAGATTAAAAATAGCCGAAAGGCTGTTTGTGAACGCTTTTTTAAAGGCTTTAAAAGGAGTCATAGATAAACTCGATATTCCAAATATTGAGAATAAATGGAAAAGTGATATGATAAGAGGCGAGGAAATGGTTAAAGTTAGAATGAAAGTTAATGATTTCGAAATAGAAGATGAGGTTGAACCTAGGACTCTTCTTTTGGATTTCCTAAGAAGGAATGGATATAAGGAAGTTAAAAGAGGTTGCGATGAGGGAAAATGTGGTGCTTGTACGGTAATCATAAACGGTAAGTCGATTAAATCATGTTTGACTCTGGCTGTTGAAGTTGCAGGATCAGATATAAGGACTGTTAAAGGACTTTCAGATATTAAACCGATAAAGGACTCTTTCTTAGAAAACTTTGCAATGCAATGTGGATATTGTACACATGGGTTTTTAATGGTTACTTATGATTATCTAAAGAGAGTAGGTAAAAGGGATAATGACGAGTTACTTAGACATAGCATAAAAAATATTTGTCGATGTACTGGTTACTTTAATATTATAAAAGCAATTAAGTCTTCTTCCTTGAGTCAATAAATTCTTTCATCCTCTTTTTTGCTGACTCTGTTTGAGATAATAATGCTAATTCCATTATAGCCTTTTCAACTATTTTCTTATCTTTTCTAAGCCATCTTTTTATAGTTTTTAGAGAATAGAAATCAAGCTGATCAATCATATTCACAATCCTATTAACTTCCTCTACTAATTTATCATCTGGTACAACATAATCCACCAAGCCTAGAATTTTTGCCTCTTCCGCAGTTATAGCTTCACCAGTGAGTACTAATCGATTAATCCTTCTTCCTAATGCTAAAGGACCTATAGTTATTGCCATTGGAGGTATTAAGCCTAATTTAGCTTCTGGGATAGAAAATTTTGCAGATTGCACTGCTATAGTGACATCACAGAAGAGCAATATTTCACATCCTCCACCATATGCTAAACCGTTAACAGCACATATTAATGGTTTTTCAAGTTCTACTAAGTTCTCTATCGCTGAATAAAGTGTGAGAAAGAAATCTTTAGCTTCATCACCATCTTTTAATTCATACATGGCATATATATCATCACCAGAAGAAAATGCTCTTCCATTTCCAATAAGGACTACAACTTTTGTATCATCCTCATTAGCTTTCTTTAATAATTTAGCTAAGGAATCCCAACTTTCTTTATCAAAAGCATTTAGCCTTTCTGGCCTATTAAATATTATCCACGACACTATCCCTCTTTTTTCATAGATCATATATTGAAATAGGTCTAATTTATTATTTATTTTTAATTTGACAAAACGCGGGGCAAGCCTCGCCTTTTAAGGCGGGGTAAAGTTTTTAATCTTAGCTTAAAACTATTAATAAAGTGCGGGGAAGCCCACAAAGGTGGGCATACTGAAGATATGTGTCCCCGCACAGAACTACATATCCCCGAGTCCCCAAGAGCCAAGAGCAGAGGGCAACTCTTGGTGAGGGATAGGGGTAATGGACTGAAGACCCAGCCTGTGGTCTACCGCTGGACGAACGGAGCGGGGTGGGTGTGATAACACCCACTAGCTATGAAGTTGTGAGGATGAAGGTGGTAAACCACAAACCTATGAACCGCCCTAAGGGAACCCTCGCCCTTTAGGGCGGGGAAGAGGTCAGTTACACATTCAATAAGATATATCATTTCTAATGTTTTAACAAGCAAGTGATTTTTTAAACCTTAATCCAAACTTATTAAGCAATGGTTGCTATTGTTGATGTAGGAATTACGAAATTTGGGAAAAGAAAAGAAAATATCTTTGACCTTGTTAAGGAAGTTACAGAAAAATTACTGAAATATGATATTGATTATGTAATAGTTTCAAATTCATATTCTGGAGAGTTTAACCAAACCTCAGGATTAAGTTCCCTTATTACCACCTATTTAAATTTAGATTATGTACCTTCTTTAAGGGTAGATAACACAAGCGGAAGTGGAGGATCAGCAATATTGGTTGCAAAATCTTTACTCGAATCTAAAGAAGCAAACACAGTTTTAGTAGTTGGAGTTGAGAAAATGTCTGAGAAAAAGACTAGAGAAGTCACTAAAATTATCTCGTCATTATTACCATTTGAGGAACGCATTGCATCTCTTCCTTCTCTTGCATCTATATCTGCAATAGAATATATGAGAAAATTTAATGCACCTAGAGAAAGTATAGCTCAAGTAGCTGTAAAAAACCATTATAATGGTTCACTTAATCCTTTCGCGCACATACAGAAGAGAGTAACATTAGAAGAAGTATTGAATTCTCCAGTTATTTCTGAGCCTCTAAGACTTTACGAATATACCCCTATAAGTGATGGAGCTGCAGCTGTAGTTATGGTTAGAAATGAGGATGCGTTAAGTTATACTTCTAAGCCTGTTTACATAAAAGGAATAGGGAGTAGTAATTACACAGCGTATGTAAGTGAAAAAGAAGATTTTGTGACTTTACCAGCAGTAGTAGAAGCGTCAAGAAAAGCATTTAAGAAGGCTAAAGTTGAAAGGATTGATTTTGCAGAATTACACGATATGGCAACTATCCTAGAAATTATACAGTCTGAAGATATTGGTTTATTTAAGAAGGGTGAAGGATGGAAAGCAGTTATGGAGGGTTTAACTTCACTTGATGGAGAAATACCAATAAATCCCAGTGGTGGGTTAAATTCAAAGGGTCATCCTATAGGGGCTAGCGGTGTTGCACAAGCTGTTGAAGCTTTTTCACAAATTAGGAATGAGGCTGGAAATAGGCAAGTTAAAAATGCTAGAGTTGGTCTTTCGCTAAGCATGGCGGGTTACGGTAATTCTGCAACTGTAATTATATATGGTGATGAGCCTTGATGAAATGTACTAAGTGTGGTTATATGACTTTAGGTAGGATTAAATGCCCTAAGTGTGGAGGAGATTTGACTAACGTAGAAGAGATAGAAGGAAAAGTACTATTTAGCTGGATATTAAATGTGACACCAGAAAATCTTGAAGAAAAATATTACCTTTCTCTAGTTGAAACTCAGAATGGAAAGGTTTTATGTAAATCTTTAGAAAGATATGAGGGAAGAGTTAAAGTTAAGAACGGAGAATGTATTAAATATGTCTAGCTATTCTCTCTTTTCTTATTATTTCATCGAATTCTCTTTTTGATTTTTCTATTGTCTTTTTAATTGCAGATACTATCGCTTTTTCTTTCTCGCCCTCATATTCAATTAATACTTCTAAAAATTCATTTATTTCAATTTTTCCACTTCCATTAGGCTCAGTTCCCATATACATCATGTCAAGTTCTTTTTCTTTTGGTAATTTTATTAATTTAGGTTGAAATAGCATAACATAAGATATTTTGACTGGAGAGACGAATTTTCTTACTTTAGCTTCAGCTGGAAAAACTGAGAATAAAGATGACAATTCACCATAAATATAAAAAACATTTTCTTCGTCTGAGGGAAATATAAATTTAAATGGAGTAAAATTCTTAAAGAAGAATGTATGGTCTGAAAGTATATGAAATACTACTTCTCTTTCGTGTGACGTTTCAAATTTGATATTAACTCTCACAATAAAGTATAAACTTACACATTTAAATGTTTTATTAATCAAGTTTAAAAATGTTTAATGACAACTCATTTACGTAAATCTATAAAACTTCTATTTAACATTGATAATGTTAGTAACAAATAAAATAAAAACTTTTTAGGATAAATGGTAAAAGTATATTGTGCTTGAAACTAAAAAATTCTACAAAATAATGTTGATGACTCCTTCTTCATTCCAAATAAGATTTTAACATTTAAGATAAGAGGAAATAATAATGTTAGTAGTTTAAGGAAATTCCCTCACCATAAAAAATTATAATATTTGCTCATTAACTAATAAATACTTTGAATTTACTTCCTTACTTTATTTCGTTAATCACAAGGAATTTTCAGTTAATAAGACAGTATATCTTACATTTGTTTAACGTAACGTAAAAATGTAACGATTTTCCTATAAGTGCTAATAATGTTTATAAGGGAATTAGGGTGCAATATTCTGGAATTTTAGGACCATATGCGGGTGGGGTTATATTTTCAGAAGAAATGGACTTAGATACTTTGATAGATTTAACTACAATTTCCTTTATAAGAAATATACTTTTTAATTTACCTTTGGGAAGTTATATTGGTTGTATATGTGCACCAAGATCACAAGACAAGAAAATATTAACATTACAATATATAAATTATGTGAGAAATAATATAGATGAAGACATTTTAATACCAGATGAAGGAACAGAAGATATGTCAGAATTATTCTATGAAATAGCAAATATAGATGAAAAATACATTACAAATATAATTTATACTGATTATTTATCATATTCAATCGGAATTGCAATACTACTCAAATTTACACTTAAAGGAAACTTTAACGTTAAAATTGGTATTCTAGGATCAAAGCCAGCTAGTACTACACTGTTTAGCTTATTAGAAAGCTTAGGTTCCGGGGACTGTTCTCATGCAGTCATGAAATTCGAAAGTTATTTGTAATATTATATCAGTTTACTTCTAATATACTGTACCCCCTTCAAGTAAGCCTCATTTAAGGGAGTTTTCTCCCTTGAATAAACTACCGGGTACATGACGTTCAACAAGGCAAGACTATAGTCAACCATCCTCCTACTCCTATTAACAGCCCTTGTATCCCTTGCCAACCTAGCTAAATGAGTCCTACAGTAAGAATTATAACTCTCCACGGTGTATGTGTACTTCTTACTTACAACATGATTGTTGAGTACTTGATAAACTGAGTAATCATCAGTGTAATATACCTTGCTCTTAGGTAGGGTATTCAAGAGGTAACTGAAAGTCCTATAATCCCTATCACCCGTGGTGAAGAAGGGTACACCATCAGTTAATGCGTTCCATATCCACAAGTTCTCCCTTTT
The sequence above is drawn from the Sulfurisphaera tokodaii str. 7 genome and encodes:
- a CDS encoding thiolase family protein, with translation MVAIVDVGITKFGKRKENIFDLVKEVTEKLLKYDIDYVIVSNSYSGEFNQTSGLSSLITTYLNLDYVPSLRVDNTSGSGGSAILVAKSLLESKEANTVLVVGVEKMSEKKTREVTKIISSLLPFEERIASLPSLASISAIEYMRKFNAPRESIAQVAVKNHYNGSLNPFAHIQKRVTLEEVLNSPVISEPLRLYEYTPISDGAAAVVMVRNEDALSYTSKPVYIKGIGSSNYTAYVSEKEDFVTLPAVVEASRKAFKKAKVERIDFAELHDMATILEIIQSEDIGLFKKGEGWKAVMEGLTSLDGEIPINPSGGLNSKGHPIGASGVAQAVEAFSQIRNEAGNRQVKNARVGLSLSMAGYGNSATVIIYGDEP
- a CDS encoding Glu/Leu/Phe/Val dehydrogenase dimerization domain-containing protein, coding for MSANNVYKGIRVQYSGILGPYAGGVIFSEEMDLDTLIDLTTISFIRNILFNLPLGSYIGCICAPRSQDKKILTLQYINYVRNNIDEDILIPDEGTEDMSELFYEIANIDEKYITNIIYTDYLSYSIGIAILLKFTLKGNFNVKIGILGSKPASTTLFSLLESLGSGDCSHAVMKFESYL
- a CDS encoding DUF3211 domain-containing protein, which encodes MRVNIKFETSHEREVVFHILSDHTFFFKNFTPFKFIFPSDEENVFYIYGELSSLFSVFPAEAKVRKFVSPVKISYVMLFQPKLIKLPKEKELDMMYMGTEPNGSGKIEINEFLEVLIEYEGEKEKAIVSAIKKTIEKSKREFDEIIRKERIARHI
- a CDS encoding FAD binding domain-containing protein, whose product is MSFVLGIPKKFKYIKVNSLDEALELLRDGSKVLAGGQSLLPLLKLRILNVDTLIDIKNLDLRGVKENEKEIEIYSLTTHNEVASKVKLLSKVAFTIADFQVRNKGTIGGSLAHADPSSNYYPALLTLDAKVKVKSKKGEREIKISDLYLSPYTTSMREDEIITSIIIPKKKELNFTYEVYKRGGSAYPTAIVAVAIEGNKYKVSFGGITEKPTLFEGEVEGESTIKNVIERLRKEKIISDIHADSSTRLKIAERLFVNAFLKALKGVIDKLDIPNIENKWKSDMIRGEEMVKVRMKVNDFEIEDEVEPRTLLLDFLRRNGYKEVKRGCDEGKCGACTVIINGKSIKSCLTLAVEVAGSDIRTVKGLSDIKPIKDSFLENFAMQCGYCTHGFLMVTYDYLKRVGKRDNDELLRHSIKNICRCTGYFNIIKAIKSSSLSQ
- a CDS encoding enoyl-CoA hydratase/isomerase family protein — encoded protein: MIYEKRGIVSWIIFNRPERLNAFDKESWDSLAKLLKKANEDDTKVVVLIGNGRAFSSGDDIYAMYELKDGDEAKDFFLTLYSAIENLVELEKPLICAVNGLAYGGGCEILLFCDVTIAVQSAKFSIPEAKLGLIPPMAITIGPLALGRRINRLVLTGEAITAEEAKILGLVDYVVPDDKLVEEVNRIVNMIDQLDFYSLKTIKRWLRKDKKIVEKAIMELALLSQTESAKKRMKEFIDSRKKT